The following are encoded in a window of Actinomyces oris genomic DNA:
- the rpmF gene encoding 50S ribosomal protein L32, giving the protein MAVPKRKMSRSNTRNRRSQWKAKLTELTTVRVQGREISVPRRLARAYKEGLIEQ; this is encoded by the coding sequence ATGGCAGTGCCGAAGCGGAAGATGTCCCGCAGCAACACCCGCAACCGCCGCTCACAGTGGAAGGCCAAGCTCACCGAGCTCACCACCGTCCGCGTCCAGGGCCGCGAGATCTCCGTCCCTCGCCGTCTGGCGCGGGCCTACAAGGAGGGCCTCATCGAGCAGTGA
- the tig gene encoding trigger factor, translating to MKTTVENLDPSRIKLTVEVPYEELKPSLDAAYKEIGSQIQVPGFRRGHVPNRVIDQRVGRGTVIQEAVNNKLSDFYRDAITEAERVPMLQPEVDVVELPNATGENGGQLAFTAEVTVRPVIELPDLSKAKLTVDAVEVTDEDVDTELDNLRARFGSLKSVGRKAKTGDFVTIDLKAVIDGEEVDSISGVSYEIGKGNMLKGLDTALRGLKTDESATFTTELAGGEHAGEQAEVTVTATAVKQRELPKVDDEFAQLASEFDTVEELREDLVKQVTERKTGEQAVAARDALLEHLRSEVAFDVPEAVVEAEVAQHLRAEGKDGDEEHAKEIREDIVNGVRDQIILDVLAEDLKVGVAQDELLEFLFQTAQQYGMEPAQFLQGAQQAGQIPAFVSEVARNKSLAMALRQAAVVDSKGETVDLSAFIGSDEDDAAAAAQAAAVAAEGEDAE from the coding sequence GTGAAGACCACTGTCGAGAATCTTGACCCCAGTCGCATCAAGCTGACCGTTGAGGTCCCCTATGAGGAGCTCAAGCCCAGCCTGGATGCCGCCTACAAGGAAATCGGCTCCCAGATCCAGGTCCCTGGCTTCCGTCGCGGTCACGTCCCCAACCGGGTCATCGACCAGCGCGTCGGCCGCGGGACCGTCATCCAGGAGGCCGTCAACAACAAGCTCTCCGACTTCTACCGGGACGCCATCACCGAGGCTGAGCGGGTCCCCATGCTTCAGCCCGAGGTCGACGTCGTTGAGCTGCCCAACGCCACCGGCGAGAACGGTGGCCAGCTGGCCTTCACCGCCGAGGTTACTGTTCGCCCCGTCATCGAGCTGCCGGACCTGAGCAAGGCCAAGCTGACCGTGGACGCCGTCGAGGTCACTGATGAGGACGTCGACACCGAGCTGGACAACCTGCGTGCTCGCTTCGGCTCCCTGAAGTCCGTGGGCCGCAAGGCCAAGACCGGCGACTTCGTCACCATCGACCTCAAGGCCGTCATCGACGGCGAGGAGGTCGACTCCATCTCGGGCGTCTCCTACGAGATCGGCAAGGGCAACATGCTCAAGGGCCTGGACACCGCCCTGCGTGGTCTGAAGACCGACGAGTCCGCCACCTTCACCACCGAGCTGGCCGGCGGGGAGCACGCCGGTGAGCAGGCCGAGGTCACGGTGACCGCCACTGCCGTCAAGCAGCGTGAGCTGCCCAAGGTCGATGACGAGTTCGCCCAGCTCGCCTCCGAGTTCGACACCGTCGAGGAGCTGCGCGAGGACCTCGTCAAGCAGGTCACTGAGCGCAAGACCGGCGAGCAGGCGGTCGCCGCCCGTGACGCCCTCCTCGAGCACCTGCGCAGCGAGGTCGCCTTCGATGTCCCCGAGGCCGTTGTCGAGGCCGAGGTCGCCCAGCACCTGCGGGCCGAGGGCAAGGACGGCGACGAGGAGCACGCCAAGGAGATCCGCGAGGACATCGTCAACGGTGTGCGCGACCAGATCATCCTCGATGTCCTGGCTGAGGACCTCAAGGTCGGTGTGGCGCAGGACGAGCTGCTGGAGTTCCTCTTCCAGACCGCTCAGCAGTACGGCATGGAGCCCGCCCAGTTCCTCCAGGGGGCTCAGCAGGCCGGGCAGATTCCCGCCTTCGTCTCCGAGGTCGCCCGCAACAAGTCCCTGGCCATGGCGCTGCGCCAGGCGGCGGTGGTTGACTCCAAGGGCGAGACCGTGGACCTGTCCGCCTTCATCGGCTCCGACGAGGACGACGCCGCCGCGGCAGCTCAGGCCGCAGCCGTTGCCGCTGAGGGCGAGGACGCCGAGTGA
- a CDS encoding glycosyltransferase family 2 protein, producing MIVITLLVGILFWIGIDIWAGITSKWYKAVELNPNITSDDFSVLVPIYGNVKYLQNADYLRPYGDRVVLCTTSGESEEFYRDLEDIAIRYGFRIFRSNYVPRKVGRKRSTSGITRDTVVRDALLAAPLNSYIVCLDADTTAQEPLTHIIGALVANKADFASVTIVPQKKGPFIVQMQRHEYVVSMRARRIMPWLLSGALHIGKTDVMRQIMARHSLFFQGNDIESGIIGDALGYKAVHILAHVNTNAPDTLYSWWRQRIAWSGGSFRLFIINFRFVFQHPFLWLYSGIVVISMFVLRWIAVVNPGWTLLLALFIYYAAIVWLHWDHGNKWLIFQPFYCLFVSLIVVPIGVAYYFKMAIPERNFGVIRPKRKDLVTAG from the coding sequence ATGATCGTCATTACCCTGCTGGTGGGAATCCTGTTCTGGATCGGAATTGACATCTGGGCCGGCATTACCTCAAAGTGGTACAAAGCCGTGGAGCTGAATCCGAACATCACCTCGGACGACTTCAGCGTTCTGGTACCGATCTACGGCAACGTCAAGTACTTGCAGAACGCGGATTATCTGCGCCCTTATGGAGATCGAGTAGTCCTGTGCACCACATCTGGTGAGTCCGAGGAGTTCTACCGCGACCTGGAGGACATCGCCATTCGCTACGGGTTCAGAATCTTCCGCAGCAACTACGTCCCACGGAAGGTAGGGCGCAAGCGGAGCACCTCGGGAATCACCCGGGACACGGTTGTCCGCGACGCACTGCTGGCCGCCCCCCTCAACTCCTACATCGTCTGCCTTGACGCCGATACTACGGCGCAGGAGCCGCTGACCCACATCATCGGCGCCCTGGTGGCCAATAAGGCCGACTTCGCCTCGGTCACCATCGTGCCTCAGAAGAAGGGGCCCTTCATCGTCCAGATGCAGCGCCACGAGTACGTGGTCTCGATGCGCGCACGCAGAATCATGCCGTGGCTGCTCAGCGGTGCCCTTCACATCGGCAAGACCGACGTCATGCGCCAGATCATGGCCCGCCACTCACTGTTCTTCCAGGGCAATGACATCGAGTCCGGGATTATCGGAGACGCACTGGGATACAAGGCCGTCCACATTCTTGCCCACGTCAACACCAACGCGCCCGACACCCTGTACTCCTGGTGGCGCCAGCGGATCGCCTGGAGCGGCGGTTCCTTCAGGCTCTTCATCATCAACTTCAGATTCGTCTTCCAGCACCCCTTCCTGTGGCTGTACAGCGGTATCGTGGTCATCAGCATGTTTGTGCTCAGATGGATAGCCGTTGTCAATCCCGGATGGACACTCCTGCTGGCACTGTTCATCTACTACGCCGCCATCGTGTGGCTTCACTGGGACCACGGCAACAAGTGGCTGATCTTCCAGCCCTTCTACTGCCTCTTCGTCAGTCTCATCGTGGTTCCCATCGGGGTCGCCTACTATTTCAAGATGGCAATTCCTGAACGCAATTTCGGAGTCATTCGCCCCAAGCGCAAGGACCTCGTCACAGCGGGCTGA
- a CDS encoding cupin domain-containing protein, with protein MSPSSSTPSTESLFRLGLNAALPISEEATTSRVVVNNDILRTVVFTFDAGQVLTEHSSPRAVIVTLLEGEMDFSIGERTERMGAGDVIYLAPGDRHALTAVTPCRMQLVMVDVDKAAAANEK; from the coding sequence ATGTCCCCCTCATCCAGCACCCCCTCCACCGAGTCCCTGTTCCGACTCGGCCTCAACGCCGCCCTGCCCATCTCCGAGGAGGCGACCACCTCACGGGTCGTCGTCAACAACGACATCCTGCGCACCGTCGTCTTCACCTTCGACGCCGGTCAGGTCCTCACCGAGCACTCCTCCCCCAGGGCGGTGATCGTCACGCTCCTGGAGGGCGAGATGGACTTCTCCATCGGCGAGCGCACCGAGCGGATGGGCGCCGGGGACGTCATCTATCTGGCACCCGGTGACCGTCACGCACTGACGGCCGTGACGCCGTGCCGTATGCAGCTGGTGATGGTCGACGTCGACAAGGCCGCAGCAGCGAACGAGAAGTAG
- a CDS encoding ATP-dependent Clp protease proteolytic subunit, giving the protein MSELYTPAAVAPPQAADAAGAGLGLTDSIYNRLLKERIIWLGSEVRDDNANAICAQMLLLAAEDPERDIYLYINSPGGSVTAGMAIYDTMQYVQPDVATVATGLAASMGQHLLSAGAKGKRYLTPHARVLMHQPSGGAGGSATDIRINADLIIKMKQELAEITAANTGHTVEEIIADSDRDHWFSAQEALEYGFVDHIVRSSREIGKQNGDN; this is encoded by the coding sequence GTGAGCGAGCTCTACACACCCGCTGCGGTCGCCCCTCCTCAGGCAGCCGACGCCGCAGGCGCGGGTCTGGGGTTGACCGACTCCATCTACAACCGCCTCCTCAAGGAGCGCATCATCTGGCTCGGCTCTGAGGTGCGTGACGACAACGCCAACGCCATCTGCGCTCAGATGCTGCTGCTGGCCGCCGAGGATCCCGAGCGGGACATCTACCTCTACATCAACAGCCCCGGCGGCTCGGTGACTGCCGGTATGGCCATCTATGACACCATGCAGTACGTCCAGCCCGACGTCGCCACCGTGGCCACGGGGCTGGCTGCGTCCATGGGGCAGCACCTGTTGTCGGCCGGCGCCAAGGGCAAGCGCTACCTCACTCCTCACGCCCGCGTGCTCATGCACCAGCCCTCCGGAGGTGCAGGGGGTTCAGCCACCGACATCCGCATCAATGCCGACCTCATCATCAAGATGAAGCAAGAGCTCGCGGAGATCACCGCGGCCAACACCGGGCACACGGTGGAGGAGATCATCGCCGACTCCGATCGCGACCACTGGTTCTCGGCCCAGGAGGCCCTGGAGTACGGCTTCGTCGACCACATCGTGCGCTCCAGTCGGGAGATCGGCAAGCAGAACGGAGACAACTGA
- a CDS encoding ATP-dependent Clp protease proteolytic subunit: MSSTRPYFEAIARQAGAMPQARYVLPQFEERTAYGFKRQDPYAKLFEDRIVFMGVQVDDASADDIMAQLLVLESQDPDGLITMYINSPGGSFTALTAIYDTMQYIKPQVQTVCLGQAASAAAVLLAAGSEGKRLALPNARVLIHQPAMEGVQGQASDIEIVANEIDRMRSWLEDTLAAHTGRDREKIHADLERDKILTAADAKEYGIVDQVLTSRKAPASPHSS; this comes from the coding sequence ATGTCCTCGACCCGTCCCTACTTCGAGGCCATCGCCCGTCAGGCAGGTGCCATGCCGCAGGCCCGCTACGTGCTGCCCCAGTTCGAGGAGCGCACCGCCTACGGCTTCAAGCGTCAGGACCCCTACGCCAAGCTCTTCGAGGACCGCATCGTCTTCATGGGCGTCCAGGTCGACGATGCCTCCGCCGATGACATCATGGCTCAGCTCCTGGTCCTGGAGTCCCAGGACCCCGATGGTCTCATCACCATGTACATCAACAGTCCCGGCGGCTCCTTCACGGCGCTGACGGCCATCTACGACACCATGCAGTACATCAAGCCGCAGGTGCAGACCGTCTGCCTGGGGCAGGCGGCCTCCGCCGCTGCCGTGCTCCTGGCCGCCGGAAGTGAGGGCAAGCGGCTGGCCCTGCCCAACGCGCGCGTTCTCATCCACCAGCCCGCTATGGAGGGAGTGCAGGGGCAGGCCAGCGACATCGAGATCGTCGCCAACGAGATCGACCGCATGCGCTCCTGGCTGGAGGACACCCTGGCCGCGCACACCGGCCGGGACCGCGAGAAGATCCATGCCGACCTCGAGCGCGACAAGATTCTCACGGCTGCAGATGCCAAGGAGTACGGGATCGTGGACCAGGTGCTCACTTCTCGTAAGGCCCCCGCCTCTCCGCACTCCTCCTGA
- the clpX gene encoding ATP-dependent Clp protease ATP-binding subunit ClpX, translating to MARNAESVDLLKCSFCGKSQKQVKKLIAGPGVYICDECIELCNEIVDEELSDSGAGVPLELPKPQEIFDFLNQYVIGQEAAKRAMSVAVYNHYKRVQVKERSVAEGDGLELGKSNILLLGPTGTGKTHLARTLARLLDVPFAIVDATALTEAGYVGEDVENILLKLIQAADGDVKRAEKGIIYIDEIDKIGRKAENPSITRDVSGEGVQQALLKIIEGTTASVPPGGGRKHPHQEFLEIDTTNILFIAAGAFAGIEEIVRQRQRKESGAQMVGFGAQLTGSTASQDVFTSPVRPEDLHKFGLIPEFIGRLPVIATVQDLGVRELVRVMTEPKNALVSQYQYLFSLDGVELELTDAAIEAVASLALERKTGARGLTSIVEEVLGQAMFEVPSLPEVGRVVVDADAVRGTGKPSYQSGSGTLRSTNKVGERSRTA from the coding sequence GTGGCACGTAACGCCGAGAGTGTGGATCTGCTCAAGTGCTCCTTCTGCGGCAAGAGCCAGAAGCAGGTCAAGAAGCTCATCGCCGGGCCCGGTGTTTACATCTGCGACGAGTGCATCGAGCTGTGCAACGAGATCGTTGACGAGGAGCTGAGTGATTCAGGCGCCGGTGTGCCTCTCGAGCTTCCTAAGCCCCAAGAGATCTTCGACTTCCTCAATCAGTACGTCATCGGTCAGGAGGCCGCCAAGCGCGCCATGAGCGTGGCGGTCTACAACCACTACAAGCGTGTCCAGGTCAAGGAGCGCTCCGTGGCCGAGGGGGATGGCCTGGAGCTGGGCAAGTCCAACATCCTCCTGCTGGGGCCCACCGGAACCGGTAAGACTCACCTGGCCCGAACCCTCGCCCGCCTCCTGGACGTCCCCTTCGCCATTGTTGATGCCACGGCTCTGACCGAGGCGGGGTATGTCGGCGAGGATGTGGAGAACATCCTCCTCAAGCTCATCCAGGCCGCTGACGGTGACGTCAAGCGTGCTGAGAAGGGCATCATCTACATCGATGAGATCGACAAGATCGGTCGCAAGGCGGAGAACCCCTCGATCACCCGCGACGTCTCAGGTGAGGGCGTCCAGCAGGCACTGCTCAAGATTATCGAGGGGACAACGGCCTCCGTGCCGCCCGGCGGCGGGCGCAAGCACCCGCACCAGGAGTTCCTGGAGATCGATACCACCAATATTCTCTTCATTGCCGCAGGAGCCTTTGCCGGTATTGAGGAGATCGTGCGTCAGCGTCAACGTAAGGAGTCCGGAGCCCAGATGGTGGGCTTCGGAGCGCAGCTGACCGGCAGCACGGCCTCACAGGACGTCTTCACCTCACCGGTGCGCCCCGAGGACCTTCACAAGTTTGGCCTCATCCCCGAGTTCATCGGCCGTCTTCCCGTCATCGCCACGGTTCAGGATCTGGGCGTACGTGAGCTCGTGCGCGTCATGACCGAGCCCAAGAACGCTCTGGTCTCCCAGTACCAGTACCTCTTCAGCCTTGACGGCGTCGAGCTCGAGCTGACCGATGCGGCCATCGAGGCGGTGGCCTCCCTCGCCCTGGAGCGCAAGACCGGTGCTCGGGGGCTGACCTCCATCGTCGAGGAGGTCCTGGGGCAGGCCATGTTCGAGGTCCCCTCCCTGCCTGAGGTCGGGCGCGTCGTCGTCGATGCCGATGCCGTCAGGGGTACCGGCAAGCCCAGCTACCAGTCCGGATCGGGGACGCTGCGTTCGACGAACAAGGTGGGGGAGCGGAGCCGGACCGCATGA
- a CDS encoding chorismate mutase — MSEGQAGIPPQLAVYRDTIDNLDAALVHLLAERFRCTQQVGLLKARLDLPPADPGRERQQVARLRALAEESGLDPIFAEKFFTFIVAEVIQHHEEIRDGHEAERTKPSEP, encoded by the coding sequence ATGAGCGAGGGGCAGGCCGGCATTCCCCCGCAGCTGGCCGTCTACCGGGACACCATCGACAACCTCGACGCCGCCCTCGTCCATCTCCTTGCCGAACGATTCCGCTGCACTCAGCAGGTGGGCCTGCTCAAGGCCCGACTGGACCTGCCGCCGGCCGATCCCGGGCGCGAGCGGCAGCAGGTGGCGCGTCTGCGCGCCCTGGCCGAGGAGTCCGGTCTGGATCCGATCTTCGCCGAGAAGTTCTTCACCTTCATCGTCGCCGAGGTCATCCAGCACCACGAGGAGATCCGCGACGGCCACGAGGCCGAGCGCACCAAGCCCTCAGAGCCGTAG
- a CDS encoding AMP-dependent synthetase/ligase, with amino-acid sequence MTEASVRPADSSPSVSSEEHATELLVPVHDGMTTPWALAERVRRSPDGGLIARKSPLGRRWREMSASAFRIQVREVAAGLVARGLQPGDAVGIMSHTSYEWTLLDFAAWEAGLVVVPVYETSSAEQAQWILTDAGVKLIVVENEAMAAMVGALTSTVPELESLQVLCIEREDVLGLIRAGRGVDAGELDRRSAALTSQSLATIVYTSGTTGRPKGVELSHGNLVHLCVNVCPHVPEVLGGAEVRFLLFLPLAHVLGRFVEIAVVCSRSGVLGHVPDVRNLLNDLGSFRPTAVLAVPRVFEKIYNAADAKATGAKQKVFRLAAKTAIAYSRALDTPEGPSRRLKAQRAAFDKLVFSTLRSVLGGQVTHVVSGGGPLGERLGHFYRGAGVTVLEGYGLTETMGPCSVNLPQATRIGTVGTPLPGCALRLADDGEILVRGIGTFTGYHNNPEATAEAFTTERWLRTGDIGSFEGAEGFLRITGRKKELIVTAGGKNVAPAPLEDRLRGHPLVSQVLVVGENRPCIGALLTLDAEMLPLWLSSHGLEEMTVVDAARDPRVRAALEKAVARTNEAVSRAESIRTFEVLPTDFTVANGLLTPSLKVRRAEAEKRFSAEIEALYTRTPLIPSTTVSPSQD; translated from the coding sequence ATGACCGAAGCCTCCGTCCGACCGGCCGACTCCAGCCCCTCCGTCTCCTCCGAGGAGCACGCCACCGAGCTCCTGGTCCCGGTTCACGACGGCATGACGACTCCCTGGGCTCTGGCCGAGCGCGTGCGCCGCAGTCCCGACGGCGGACTCATCGCCCGCAAGTCCCCCTTGGGGCGGCGTTGGCGGGAGATGAGCGCCAGTGCCTTCCGCATCCAGGTGCGTGAGGTGGCCGCGGGCCTGGTGGCCCGCGGGCTTCAGCCCGGAGACGCCGTCGGCATCATGTCGCACACGTCGTATGAGTGGACGCTGCTGGACTTCGCCGCCTGGGAGGCCGGCCTCGTCGTGGTCCCCGTCTATGAGACCTCCTCGGCCGAGCAGGCCCAGTGGATCCTCACCGACGCCGGCGTGAAGCTCATCGTCGTGGAGAACGAGGCCATGGCCGCCATGGTCGGCGCACTGACCTCCACCGTGCCCGAGCTGGAGAGCCTGCAGGTGCTGTGCATCGAGCGCGAGGACGTCCTGGGGCTCATCAGGGCCGGTCGAGGCGTGGACGCCGGCGAGCTCGACCGGCGCAGCGCGGCCCTGACCTCTCAGTCCCTGGCCACCATCGTCTACACCTCCGGGACGACCGGGCGTCCCAAGGGTGTCGAGCTCAGCCACGGCAACCTCGTTCACCTATGCGTCAACGTCTGCCCGCATGTGCCGGAGGTCCTGGGCGGGGCCGAGGTCCGTTTCCTGCTGTTCCTGCCCCTGGCCCATGTGCTCGGCCGGTTCGTGGAGATCGCGGTCGTCTGCTCGCGCTCGGGGGTGCTGGGGCACGTGCCCGACGTGCGTAATCTCCTCAACGACCTGGGCTCCTTCCGCCCCACCGCGGTCCTGGCCGTCCCCCGGGTGTTCGAGAAGATCTATAACGCCGCCGATGCCAAGGCGACCGGCGCCAAGCAGAAGGTCTTCCGCCTGGCGGCCAAGACGGCGATCGCCTACTCGCGAGCCCTGGATACCCCTGAGGGCCCGTCGCGCCGCCTCAAGGCGCAGCGCGCCGCCTTCGACAAGCTCGTCTTCTCCACCCTGCGCTCCGTGCTGGGCGGGCAGGTCACCCACGTGGTCTCCGGGGGTGGGCCTCTGGGCGAGCGCCTGGGGCACTTCTACCGCGGCGCCGGGGTCACCGTCCTGGAGGGCTACGGCTTGACCGAAACCATGGGGCCGTGCAGCGTCAACCTGCCCCAGGCCACCCGGATCGGCACCGTGGGCACCCCGCTGCCCGGCTGCGCGCTCCGCCTTGCCGACGACGGGGAGATCCTGGTTCGGGGCATCGGCACCTTCACGGGTTACCACAACAACCCCGAGGCCACAGCTGAGGCCTTCACCACCGAGCGCTGGCTGCGCACCGGGGACATCGGTTCCTTCGAAGGCGCTGAGGGCTTCCTGCGGATCACCGGTCGCAAGAAGGAGCTCATCGTCACCGCCGGGGGCAAGAACGTCGCCCCGGCCCCTCTGGAGGATCGCCTGCGGGGTCACCCGCTGGTCAGTCAGGTGCTCGTCGTCGGGGAGAACCGTCCCTGCATCGGTGCGCTCCTCACCCTGGATGCGGAGATGCTGCCTCTGTGGCTGTCCTCCCACGGGCTGGAGGAGATGACTGTCGTCGACGCCGCCCGGGACCCGCGCGTGCGCGCCGCCCTGGAGAAGGCGGTGGCCCGGACCAACGAGGCGGTCTCACGGGCGGAGTCGATCCGCACCTTCGAGGTGCTGCCCACGGACTTCACCGTGGCCAACGGCTTGCTGACCCCCTCACTCAAGGTACGCCGCGCCGAGGCGGAGAAGCGATTCTCGGCCGAGATCGAGGCGCTCTACACGCGCACACCGCTCATCCCCAGCACCACCGTCTCACCGTCGCAGGACTGA
- a CDS encoding AMP-dependent synthetase/ligase yields the protein MAGGVSGTDIPFQPEAHWSVPWLLADRIARSGDRPLVARKSPLSGDWQEVSARAFGEEVAHVAAGLIGMGLEAGTTVGIMAHTSYDWFLLDMAIARAGLISVPIYETSSAEQVEWIVTDSDVRVVITESGTLAELVRGAVAGIEHTVRILALDSDAITTIVQAGSGVSPSQVDQRSNALTVDDVYSIIYTSGTTGRPKGVELTHRNAVGIPYHGVRYLPGVLWGTNVRLLLFLPLAHVYARCLQLLSLAGEGVLGHTPDAKTLLPDLQSFAPSYILAVPRVLEKIYNAADAKAGSGAKLKLFRWAAKVAIAHSRALDTPQGPSRGLRRAHAVADRLVFRKIRGLMGPNARFIISGGGPLGQRLGHFYRGLGLVILEGYGLTETIGPVSVNTDWLNKIGTVGPPVCGNEIRIGEDDEIQVRGMGVFSTYHNNPSATADAFTADGWFRTGDIGALDDDGYLRITGRKKELIVTAGGKNVAPTQLEDRLRGHPLISQVLVIGDGEPFISALITLDKEMLPQWLRNHGLPTMDVVEASSHPQVLAALDRAVARTNRAVSRAESIRTFRVLATDFTEANGLLTPSLKVKRGPVMEAHADVIAEIYSSTRKGPQE from the coding sequence ATGGCCGGCGGGGTCTCCGGCACTGACATCCCCTTCCAGCCCGAGGCGCACTGGTCGGTTCCGTGGCTGCTCGCCGACCGCATCGCCCGCAGCGGCGACCGGCCGCTCGTGGCCCGTAAATCACCCCTGTCCGGGGACTGGCAGGAGGTCTCGGCCCGAGCCTTCGGCGAGGAGGTGGCCCACGTGGCCGCGGGTCTCATCGGCATGGGACTCGAGGCGGGCACCACCGTCGGCATCATGGCGCACACCTCCTACGACTGGTTCCTCCTGGACATGGCCATCGCCCGCGCGGGTCTCATCTCCGTGCCCATCTACGAGACGAGCTCGGCCGAGCAGGTCGAGTGGATCGTCACCGACTCCGACGTGCGTGTGGTCATCACCGAGAGCGGCACGCTGGCCGAGCTCGTACGCGGCGCCGTCGCCGGTATCGAGCACACGGTGAGGATCCTCGCCCTGGACTCCGACGCGATCACCACCATCGTCCAGGCGGGCTCAGGCGTCAGCCCCTCCCAGGTCGACCAGCGCTCCAACGCCCTCACGGTCGACGACGTCTACTCCATCATTTACACCTCCGGCACGACGGGCCGCCCCAAGGGCGTCGAGCTCACCCATCGCAACGCCGTCGGCATCCCCTACCACGGGGTGCGCTACCTGCCCGGCGTCCTGTGGGGCACCAACGTGCGCCTGCTGCTGTTCCTGCCGCTGGCCCACGTCTACGCCCGATGCCTCCAGCTGCTGTCGCTGGCCGGCGAGGGTGTGCTGGGCCACACCCCCGACGCCAAGACTCTCCTGCCCGACCTGCAGTCCTTCGCCCCCTCCTACATCCTGGCCGTTCCACGCGTCCTGGAGAAGATCTACAACGCCGCCGACGCCAAGGCCGGCAGCGGCGCCAAGCTCAAGCTGTTCCGCTGGGCGGCCAAGGTCGCCATCGCCCACTCCCGTGCGCTGGACACCCCTCAGGGCCCCTCCCGCGGCCTGCGTCGGGCGCACGCCGTGGCCGACCGGCTCGTGTTCCGCAAGATCCGGGGACTCATGGGCCCCAACGCCCGCTTCATCATCTCCGGCGGAGGGCCGCTGGGACAGCGTCTGGGACACTTCTACCGCGGGCTGGGCCTGGTCATCCTGGAGGGTTACGGCCTGACCGAGACCATTGGCCCGGTCAGCGTCAACACCGACTGGCTCAACAAGATCGGCACCGTCGGCCCACCTGTCTGCGGCAACGAGATCCGCATCGGTGAGGATGACGAGATCCAGGTCCGCGGCATGGGAGTCTTCTCCACCTACCACAACAACCCCTCGGCCACCGCCGACGCCTTCACCGCCGACGGCTGGTTCCGCACCGGAGACATCGGCGCCCTCGATGATGACGGCTACCTGCGCATCACCGGACGCAAGAAGGAGCTCATCGTCACCGCCGGCGGCAAGAACGTCGCCCCCACCCAGCTCGAGGACCGCCTGCGCGGCCACCCGCTCATCAGCCAGGTGCTCGTCATCGGGGACGGGGAGCCCTTCATCTCCGCGCTCATCACGCTGGACAAGGAGATGCTCCCCCAGTGGCTGCGCAACCACGGGCTGCCGACCATGGACGTGGTCGAGGCCTCCTCCCACCCGCAGGTGCTCGCCGCCCTGGACCGGGCCGTGGCGCGCACGAACCGCGCGGTCTCGCGGGCCGAGTCGATCCGTACCTTCCGGGTACTGGCCACCGACTTCACCGAGGCCAACGGCCTGCTCACCCCGTCGCTGAAGGTCAAGCGCGGCCCGGTCATGGAGGCCCACGCCGACGTCATCGCGGAGATCTACAGTTCCACGCGCAAAGGGCCGCAGGAGTAA